A window of the Equus przewalskii isolate Varuska chromosome 10, EquPr2, whole genome shotgun sequence genome harbors these coding sequences:
- the HASPIN gene encoding serine/threonine-protein kinase haspin isoform X4 produces MAASLPRPGSRLFRTYGAAGGGGGGPRRQPGRAAAQWFPPQDRKRFFSSSGSSTDTSGGGRSRSVASDDPDDPDFPGSPVGPRRRRAGRRTCTDGPSPIATPRRLRLRARPPQKCSTPCGPLRPPPFPSGNPGRLSPDLSACSPPGHGGELGISASLYSSPASPGPGPGSPEPGDSVISTGPSASPDAASEVASGLHPPAASLDHAPLPCSPEAAPGRRFTRLTHQARASLRSALFSLVDSGNPENSEFGADGKNMRETCHERELVGKRLEGPGLSSISEKSATDQDSCQEIGSQGTVQIECDEANGDKGCIGPGAFNRPERTRPSRKRKHQETMNTSLLHYQQFKGGQKREKDSFFTQDLTHLQDASAWTKARASLRLHKKKIVTAVSEVCSSYTTASSLSGSLISEYSNPPVTNKTNSALSPWHSSSMYLLTPLKTLPVADKKASDAEKVYGECNQEGPLPFSYCLSSEKLECCEKIGEGVFGEVFQTTANNTPVALKIIAIEGPDLVNGAHQKTFEEILPEIIISKELSLLSDEVCNRTEGFIGLNSVHCVQGSYPPLLLRAWDHYNSTKGSANDRPDFFEEDQLFIVLEFEFGGIDLEQMRKKLSSLATAKSILHQITASLAVAEASLHFEHRDLHWGNVLLKKTSLKELHYTLNGKTSAIPTCGLQVSIIDYTLSRLERDGIVVFCDISMDEDLFTDKILNQMTFKTKRNTPAMKQIRKKIQHFHRTMLDFSSATDLLCQHSLFKTPVFMPLRIHSPSGKRCDLYRVKNCL; encoded by the exons ATGGCGGCGTCACTCCCGCGACCCGGGAGTCGGCTCTTCCGAACGTATGGGGctgccggcggcggcggcgggggtcCGCGGCGGCAGCCGGGCCGGGCAGCCGCGCAGTGGTTCCCTCCGCAAGACCGCAAGCGTTTCttcagcagcagcggcagcagcaccGACACCAGCGGCGGCGGCCGCTCGCGGTCTGTGGCCTCCGACGACCCGGACGACCCCGACTTCCCCGGAAGCCCGGTGGGCCCGCGGCGGAGGCGCGCTGGCCGGCGAACCTGCACGGACGGCCCGAGCCCGATCGCGACCCCGCGCCGCCTGAGGCTGCGAGCTCGGCCCCCGCAGAAGTGCAGCACCCCCTGCGGCCCGCTCCGGCCGCCGCCCTTCCCCAGCGGCAACCCGGGCCGCCTGAGCCCGGACCTCAGTGCGTGCAGCCCGCCCGGGCACGGCGGCGAGCTGGGCATCAGCGCCTCCCTGTACAGCTCTCCGGCCTCTCCCGGCCCCGGCCCTGGGTCCCCAGAGCCAGGAGACAGTGTCATCAGTACCGGCCCCTCCGCCTCTCCGGACGCAGCCTCTGAAGTCGCGAGCGGCCTCCACCCCCCAGCAGCCTCCCTGGACCACGcacctctcccctgctccccgGAGGCAGCACCAGGACGCAGGTTCACCAGGTTGACCCACCAAGCCCGTGCCAGCCTCAGGTCAGCTCTCTTTAGCCTTGTGGACTCAGGAAACCCTGAGAATTCTGAGTTCGGGGCAGATGGGAAGAATATGAGGGAGACCTGCCATGAAAGGGAACTGGTCGGCAAGAGGCTGGAGGGCCCGGGCTTATCAAGCATCAGCGAAAAGAGTGCCACAGACCAGGACTCTTGTCAAGAGATTGGGTCTCAAGGGACTGTCCAGATAGAATGCGACGAGGCCAATGGTGACAAGGGCTGTATTGGACCTGGGGCATTCAACAGGCCTGAGAGAACTCGGCCAAGCCGGAAAAGGAAACATCAGGAGACAATGAACACCTCCCTCCTCCATTACCAGCAGTTTAAAGGGggccaaaagagagaaaaagattcatTCTTCACCCAGGACCTGACTCATTTACAGGATGCGAGCGCTTGGACCAAAGCCAGGGCTTCCCTCCGTTTGCACAAGAAGAAGATCGTGACTGCTGTGTCAGAAGTGTGCAGCAGCTACACCACTGCCagctctctctctgggtccctcaTATCAGAATATTCAAACCCTCCTGTCACAAACAAAACGAACAGTGCTCTGTCCCCTTGGCACTCCTCTTCCATGTATTTGCTAACCCCCTTAAAGACACTACCTGTCGCAGACAAAAAGGCATCTGATGCTGAAAAGGTTTATGGGGAATGCAATCAGGAAGGCCCTCTCCCCTTTAGCTATTGCCTTTCCTCAGAAAAATTGGAATGCTGTGAGAAGATTGGGGAAGGGGTGTTTGGCGAAGTGTTTCAAACAACTGCTAACAACACACCTGTAGCCCTAAAAATCATTGCCATCGAAGGACCGGATTTAGTCAATGGAGCCCATCAGAAAACTTTCGAGGAAATCCTGCCAGAGATCATCATCTCCAAAGAGTTGAGCCTCTTGTCGGATGAGGTCTGCAACCGCACAGAAGGCTTCATTGGGTTGAACTCAGTGCACTGTGTTCAAGGATCTTACCCTCCCTTGCTCCTCAGAGCCTGGGATCACTATAACTCAACCAAAGGGTCTGCAAATGACCGGCCtgacttttttgaggaagaccagctctTCATTGTTCTGGAATTTGAGTTTGGAGGGATTGACTTAGAGCAAATGAGAAAGAAGCTGTCCTCCTTGGCTACTGCAAAGAGCATTCTACACCAGATCACTGCCTCCCTCGCAGTGGCAGAGGCCTCACTGCACTTTGAGCACCGGGACTTACACTGGGGGAACGTGCTCTTAAAGAAAACCAGCCTCAAAGAGCTCCATTACACCCTCAACGGGAAGACAAGCGCTATCCCCACCTGTGGGCTGCAAGTGAGCATCATTGACTACACCCTGTCACGCCTGGAGCGGGATGGGATCGTGGTTTTCTGTGACATTTCCATGGATGAGGACCTATTTACAG ATAAGATTCTGAATCAAATGACCTTCAAGACGAAGCGTAACACCCCTGCCATGaagcaaataaggaaaaagaTCCAGCATTTCCACAGGACGATGCTGGacttcagctctgccactgacctgCTCTGCCAACACAGTCTATTTAA AACTCCAGTTTTTATGCCTTTGAGAATCCATAGTCCCTCTGGAAAGAGATGTGATCTTTATAGAGTAAAGAACTGCCTCTAA
- the HASPIN gene encoding serine/threonine-protein kinase haspin isoform X6, with product MAASLPRPGSRLFRTYGAAGGGGGGPRRQPGRAAAQWFPPQDRKRFFSSSGSSTDTSGGGRSRSVASDDPDDPDFPGSPVGPRRRRAGRRTCTDGPSPIATPRRLRLRARPPQKCSTPCGPLRPPPFPSGNPGRLSPDLSACSPPGHGGELGISASLYSSPASPGPGPGSPEPGDSVISTGPSASPDAASEVASGLHPPAASLDHAPLPCSPEAAPGRRFTRLTHQARASLRSALFSLVDSGNPENSEFGADGKNMRETCHERELVGKRLEGPGLSSISEKSATDQDSCQEIGSQGTVQIECDEANGDKGCIGPGAFNRPERTRPSRKRKHQETMNTSLLHYQQFKGGQKREKDSFFTQDLTHLQDASAWTKARASLRLHKKKIVTAVSEVCSSYTTASSLSGSLISEYSNPPVTNKTNSALSPWHSSSMYLLTPLKTLPVADKKASDAEKVYGECNQEGPLPFSYCLSSEKLECCEKIGEGVFGEVFQTTANNTPVALKIIAIEGPDLVNGAHQKTFEEILPEIIISKELSLLSDEVCNRTEGFIGLNSVHCVQGSYPPLLLRAWDHYNSTKGSANDRPDFFEEDQLFIVLEFEFGGIDLEQMRKKLSSLATAKSILHQITASLAVAEASLHFEHRDLHWGNVLLKKTSLKELHYTLNGKTSAIPTCGLQVSIIDYTLSRLERDGIVVFCDISMDEDLFTDKILNQMTFKTKRNTPAMKQIRKKIQHFHRTMLDFSSATDLLCQHSLFK from the exons ATGGCGGCGTCACTCCCGCGACCCGGGAGTCGGCTCTTCCGAACGTATGGGGctgccggcggcggcggcgggggtcCGCGGCGGCAGCCGGGCCGGGCAGCCGCGCAGTGGTTCCCTCCGCAAGACCGCAAGCGTTTCttcagcagcagcggcagcagcaccGACACCAGCGGCGGCGGCCGCTCGCGGTCTGTGGCCTCCGACGACCCGGACGACCCCGACTTCCCCGGAAGCCCGGTGGGCCCGCGGCGGAGGCGCGCTGGCCGGCGAACCTGCACGGACGGCCCGAGCCCGATCGCGACCCCGCGCCGCCTGAGGCTGCGAGCTCGGCCCCCGCAGAAGTGCAGCACCCCCTGCGGCCCGCTCCGGCCGCCGCCCTTCCCCAGCGGCAACCCGGGCCGCCTGAGCCCGGACCTCAGTGCGTGCAGCCCGCCCGGGCACGGCGGCGAGCTGGGCATCAGCGCCTCCCTGTACAGCTCTCCGGCCTCTCCCGGCCCCGGCCCTGGGTCCCCAGAGCCAGGAGACAGTGTCATCAGTACCGGCCCCTCCGCCTCTCCGGACGCAGCCTCTGAAGTCGCGAGCGGCCTCCACCCCCCAGCAGCCTCCCTGGACCACGcacctctcccctgctccccgGAGGCAGCACCAGGACGCAGGTTCACCAGGTTGACCCACCAAGCCCGTGCCAGCCTCAGGTCAGCTCTCTTTAGCCTTGTGGACTCAGGAAACCCTGAGAATTCTGAGTTCGGGGCAGATGGGAAGAATATGAGGGAGACCTGCCATGAAAGGGAACTGGTCGGCAAGAGGCTGGAGGGCCCGGGCTTATCAAGCATCAGCGAAAAGAGTGCCACAGACCAGGACTCTTGTCAAGAGATTGGGTCTCAAGGGACTGTCCAGATAGAATGCGACGAGGCCAATGGTGACAAGGGCTGTATTGGACCTGGGGCATTCAACAGGCCTGAGAGAACTCGGCCAAGCCGGAAAAGGAAACATCAGGAGACAATGAACACCTCCCTCCTCCATTACCAGCAGTTTAAAGGGggccaaaagagagaaaaagattcatTCTTCACCCAGGACCTGACTCATTTACAGGATGCGAGCGCTTGGACCAAAGCCAGGGCTTCCCTCCGTTTGCACAAGAAGAAGATCGTGACTGCTGTGTCAGAAGTGTGCAGCAGCTACACCACTGCCagctctctctctgggtccctcaTATCAGAATATTCAAACCCTCCTGTCACAAACAAAACGAACAGTGCTCTGTCCCCTTGGCACTCCTCTTCCATGTATTTGCTAACCCCCTTAAAGACACTACCTGTCGCAGACAAAAAGGCATCTGATGCTGAAAAGGTTTATGGGGAATGCAATCAGGAAGGCCCTCTCCCCTTTAGCTATTGCCTTTCCTCAGAAAAATTGGAATGCTGTGAGAAGATTGGGGAAGGGGTGTTTGGCGAAGTGTTTCAAACAACTGCTAACAACACACCTGTAGCCCTAAAAATCATTGCCATCGAAGGACCGGATTTAGTCAATGGAGCCCATCAGAAAACTTTCGAGGAAATCCTGCCAGAGATCATCATCTCCAAAGAGTTGAGCCTCTTGTCGGATGAGGTCTGCAACCGCACAGAAGGCTTCATTGGGTTGAACTCAGTGCACTGTGTTCAAGGATCTTACCCTCCCTTGCTCCTCAGAGCCTGGGATCACTATAACTCAACCAAAGGGTCTGCAAATGACCGGCCtgacttttttgaggaagaccagctctTCATTGTTCTGGAATTTGAGTTTGGAGGGATTGACTTAGAGCAAATGAGAAAGAAGCTGTCCTCCTTGGCTACTGCAAAGAGCATTCTACACCAGATCACTGCCTCCCTCGCAGTGGCAGAGGCCTCACTGCACTTTGAGCACCGGGACTTACACTGGGGGAACGTGCTCTTAAAGAAAACCAGCCTCAAAGAGCTCCATTACACCCTCAACGGGAAGACAAGCGCTATCCCCACCTGTGGGCTGCAAGTGAGCATCATTGACTACACCCTGTCACGCCTGGAGCGGGATGGGATCGTGGTTTTCTGTGACATTTCCATGGATGAGGACCTATTTACAG ATAAGATTCTGAATCAAATGACCTTCAAGACGAAGCGTAACACCCCTGCCATGaagcaaataaggaaaaagaTCCAGCATTTCCACAGGACGATGCTGGacttcagctctgccactgacctgCTCTGCCAACACAGTCTATTTAAGTAA
- the HASPIN gene encoding serine/threonine-protein kinase haspin isoform X1 — translation MAASLPRPGSRLFRTYGAAGGGGGGPRRQPGRAAAQWFPPQDRKRFFSSSGSSTDTSGGGRSRSVASDDPDDPDFPGSPVGPRRRRAGRRTCTDGPSPIATPRRLRLRARPPQKCSTPCGPLRPPPFPSGNPGRLSPDLSACSPPGHGGELGISASLYSSPASPGPGPGSPEPGDSVISTGPSASPDAASEVASGLHPPAASLDHAPLPCSPEAAPGRRFTRLTHQARASLRSALFSLVDSGNPENSEFGADGKNMRETCHERELVGKRLEGPGLSSISEKSATDQDSCQEIGSQGTVQIECDEANGDKGCIGPGAFNRPERTRPSRKRKHQETMNTSLLHYQQFKGGQKREKDSFFTQDLTHLQDASAWTKARASLRLHKKKIVTAVSEVCSSYTTASSLSGSLISEYSNPPVTNKTNSALSPWHSSSMYLLTPLKTLPVADKKASDAEKVYGECNQEGPLPFSYCLSSEKLECCEKIGEGVFGEVFQTTANNTPVALKIIAIEGPDLVNGAHQKTFEEILPEIIISKELSLLSDEVCNRTEGFIGLNSVHCVQGSYPPLLLRAWDHYNSTKGSANDRPDFFEEDQLFIVLEFEFGGIDLEQMRKKLSSLATAKSILHQITASLAVAEASLHFEHRDLHWGNVLLKKTSLKELHYTLNGKTSAIPTCGLQVSIIDYTLSRLERDGIVVFCDISMDEDLFTGEGDYQFEIYRLMRKENNNCWGEYHPYNNVLWLHYLTDKILNQMTFKTKRNTPAMKQIRKKIQHFHRTMLDFSSATDLLCQHSLFKTPVFMPLRIHSPSGKRCDLYRVKNCL, via the exons ATGGCGGCGTCACTCCCGCGACCCGGGAGTCGGCTCTTCCGAACGTATGGGGctgccggcggcggcggcgggggtcCGCGGCGGCAGCCGGGCCGGGCAGCCGCGCAGTGGTTCCCTCCGCAAGACCGCAAGCGTTTCttcagcagcagcggcagcagcaccGACACCAGCGGCGGCGGCCGCTCGCGGTCTGTGGCCTCCGACGACCCGGACGACCCCGACTTCCCCGGAAGCCCGGTGGGCCCGCGGCGGAGGCGCGCTGGCCGGCGAACCTGCACGGACGGCCCGAGCCCGATCGCGACCCCGCGCCGCCTGAGGCTGCGAGCTCGGCCCCCGCAGAAGTGCAGCACCCCCTGCGGCCCGCTCCGGCCGCCGCCCTTCCCCAGCGGCAACCCGGGCCGCCTGAGCCCGGACCTCAGTGCGTGCAGCCCGCCCGGGCACGGCGGCGAGCTGGGCATCAGCGCCTCCCTGTACAGCTCTCCGGCCTCTCCCGGCCCCGGCCCTGGGTCCCCAGAGCCAGGAGACAGTGTCATCAGTACCGGCCCCTCCGCCTCTCCGGACGCAGCCTCTGAAGTCGCGAGCGGCCTCCACCCCCCAGCAGCCTCCCTGGACCACGcacctctcccctgctccccgGAGGCAGCACCAGGACGCAGGTTCACCAGGTTGACCCACCAAGCCCGTGCCAGCCTCAGGTCAGCTCTCTTTAGCCTTGTGGACTCAGGAAACCCTGAGAATTCTGAGTTCGGGGCAGATGGGAAGAATATGAGGGAGACCTGCCATGAAAGGGAACTGGTCGGCAAGAGGCTGGAGGGCCCGGGCTTATCAAGCATCAGCGAAAAGAGTGCCACAGACCAGGACTCTTGTCAAGAGATTGGGTCTCAAGGGACTGTCCAGATAGAATGCGACGAGGCCAATGGTGACAAGGGCTGTATTGGACCTGGGGCATTCAACAGGCCTGAGAGAACTCGGCCAAGCCGGAAAAGGAAACATCAGGAGACAATGAACACCTCCCTCCTCCATTACCAGCAGTTTAAAGGGggccaaaagagagaaaaagattcatTCTTCACCCAGGACCTGACTCATTTACAGGATGCGAGCGCTTGGACCAAAGCCAGGGCTTCCCTCCGTTTGCACAAGAAGAAGATCGTGACTGCTGTGTCAGAAGTGTGCAGCAGCTACACCACTGCCagctctctctctgggtccctcaTATCAGAATATTCAAACCCTCCTGTCACAAACAAAACGAACAGTGCTCTGTCCCCTTGGCACTCCTCTTCCATGTATTTGCTAACCCCCTTAAAGACACTACCTGTCGCAGACAAAAAGGCATCTGATGCTGAAAAGGTTTATGGGGAATGCAATCAGGAAGGCCCTCTCCCCTTTAGCTATTGCCTTTCCTCAGAAAAATTGGAATGCTGTGAGAAGATTGGGGAAGGGGTGTTTGGCGAAGTGTTTCAAACAACTGCTAACAACACACCTGTAGCCCTAAAAATCATTGCCATCGAAGGACCGGATTTAGTCAATGGAGCCCATCAGAAAACTTTCGAGGAAATCCTGCCAGAGATCATCATCTCCAAAGAGTTGAGCCTCTTGTCGGATGAGGTCTGCAACCGCACAGAAGGCTTCATTGGGTTGAACTCAGTGCACTGTGTTCAAGGATCTTACCCTCCCTTGCTCCTCAGAGCCTGGGATCACTATAACTCAACCAAAGGGTCTGCAAATGACCGGCCtgacttttttgaggaagaccagctctTCATTGTTCTGGAATTTGAGTTTGGAGGGATTGACTTAGAGCAAATGAGAAAGAAGCTGTCCTCCTTGGCTACTGCAAAGAGCATTCTACACCAGATCACTGCCTCCCTCGCAGTGGCAGAGGCCTCACTGCACTTTGAGCACCGGGACTTACACTGGGGGAACGTGCTCTTAAAGAAAACCAGCCTCAAAGAGCTCCATTACACCCTCAACGGGAAGACAAGCGCTATCCCCACCTGTGGGCTGCAAGTGAGCATCATTGACTACACCCTGTCACGCCTGGAGCGGGATGGGATCGTGGTTTTCTGTGACATTTCCATGGATGAGGACCTATTTACAGGTGAAGGTGACTACCAGTTTGAGATCTACAGGCtaatgagaaaggagaacaacAACTGCTGGGGTGAGTATCACCCTTATAATAATGTACTCTGGCTGCATTACCTCACAGATAAGATTCTGAATCAAATGACCTTCAAGACGAAGCGTAACACCCCTGCCATGaagcaaataaggaaaaagaTCCAGCATTTCCACAGGACGATGCTGGacttcagctctgccactgacctgCTCTGCCAACACAGTCTATTTAA AACTCCAGTTTTTATGCCTTTGAGAATCCATAGTCCCTCTGGAAAGAGATGTGATCTTTATAGAGTAAAGAACTGCCTCTAA